ACTTAAGACATGAATGTTATCTTATACATGGCAATATCGGCAAACGGATTTATCGCTCGAGAAAACGGCGACGAAGATTTCTTATCACACGAGAACTGGAATAGGTTCTGTGATCTTGCCAATAAATACAACAACTTCATAGTCGGCAGAAAAACATACGAGGCGGTAAAGAACTGGAAGGATGGATATGGTTTCGACGATTTGAATATGGAGAAGATTGTTGTCTCTCAAGACGCTTCATATCCTCTCAGTGGTTCTTATTCTTTGGCTACATCTCCTCATGATGCCCTCGCAAAGCTTGCTGAGAAAGGATTTCAAGAAACGTTACTGGCAGGCGGTTCAGCTTTAAATACCGCCTTTGCAAAAGCGGGACTCATCGACGAAATCGTACTGAATGTCGAGCCGGTTGTTATCGGAAAAGGTATACCCCTTTTCTCTTCTGGAGGATTTGAACTACCGATTGAATTGCTAGACACTTCCAAAAGTGACACCGGCATCGCTACCCTTCGCTACAAGGTGAAAAAGTAGATGAGGGTCAAATACCTAGTGGCATGAATCTTGTCCATGACACAGGGAAGTCGGTCTGATAACATACTTGTATGCCTACATACAATAAACTTGTTCGGGACAAGATACCCGAGATTTTAGATCAGAAGAATATACCGTACGAGAAAAGAATTGCTGACGAGAGTGAGTTTAAAAATGAGTTGATTAAGAAGTTACTTGAAGAAGTAAATGAATTTTCTGAGACTCCCACCACGGAAGAACTTGCCGATATTGTAGAGGTGGTTGAGTTTCTTAAAAAACTCCCGGAGTATTCGAACGTAGAGAGTATTCGGTTAAATAAAAAAGAAGAACGGGGCGGTTTTGATGAAAAAATAATTTTGAGGGGAGAAAAATAGCCAATAGTAGAGTCTTTCTAAACACGCCACCCGGGTGGCGTATTGAAAAGAGTACTTTCGTTCTCTGCTTTTCCCTGGTTACTGTTTTTTAATGGGGTATACTGCAAATAACATTTCATTAACGGCTAAACGTGATTAACTCAAAATCTATGGAACAAGAATTTCAACAGCAACCTCAAGAGGTAGAACCAAAGAATAACGGCCAAATCATTGTCGCTGTTGGCGTTAGTGTTTTACTGACGGCTCTCGTGGTCGGTTTTGGTGTTTACTTTGTAATGAGTAAGTTTGCTGACCCGCAAAAACAAACCGGGAGTGATCTTGTTACGGAAACTGAAGGAGTTAATGATATTAGCGAGTTGGTTTTACAAGATGTGGTAGATGAGATCGTTTACGTAGAGCAAGAATCTGGAGAGTTGGCTCAACTGGATACAAATAAGCTCAAAAAAGCTGGTCGTTACTATTACGTAGATATCGAAGCACAAAAAATTTACTATCTCAAAAAGAATATCGATGGAGATAGTGTTCAATTAGGGAATGCTACGACTATAGATTCCAAGAGCTTTTCGATTTATAAAAATGATAATCGTTATGCACATGATTTAATAAATGTGTATGCGGTATTGTCAATTCCGTGGTCGTCAGATTACGAATTTGGCGTTATCGAAAAAGCTGATCCACTGACTTTCGAACCAAAAATTGTCGAACAATTTGATGTGTCGCAAGGTAATACGTTTCAAGGATGGATCTCTAGAGACAAAAATAATGTCTATTATAAATATGAAATTTTTGAACACGCTGACCCAAAGAGCTTTGAGATTTCAGAGAATGTCTCAATCAATAAAGACAAAAATAATGTTTATCTGTGGAGAGAAATTTTGCCTAAGGCAGACCCTCAAACTTACGAAATATTATTAGATGAGAGTGCTGCGGGCCGCGGTACAGTGTATGGAAAAGACAAAAATAATCTTTTTGTTGATTACTGCACGTTGAGCGGAGTTGATACGGCATCAGTTAATTTTGAATATGTTCCAAATAAGGGGCGTGTATTTTCTGACAAAAATGGTGTTTTCACAATCAAACATGATGAAGAATCAAATACGTGTTCGATAGTTCGAGAATAGAAGCTCTTCGTAACGGATACTTAATATATAATACGCCTATCGATAGCGTACGTGTAGTTCTGATATGCAAGCACCGCAAGGCTAAAGCAGGTCTTGTTGCTCGCACATCCACTAGATACAAAAAAAGAGATAGGCTATACTACACATATGCATTTTATGTCTCTTGATCTCGGTGTTGTCGCGCTCGCGGCGTTGGTTCCAATGGTGCTGGGAAGTTTCTGGTATTCACCGGTAGTATTTGGTAATCACTGGCTGACACTCTCTCGAATAAAAACGAGTAGCATTCAGCAGGCACGTCTTGAGATAGCTGTTGCGCTCTTCGGAAGTTTTCTTGCTTCGTTCATCATGAGTTTCGTGCTGGCAATGCTGATAGAGAATTTGTTTGTGATAACAGCAGTTGATGGCATGGTCCTTGGCTTCTGGATCTGGCTTGGGTTTGTGGCTACTACAATGATCCCGGAGTATCTATTCGGTGGCAGTGCCAAACCGTACTTGCTGTATGTGCTGAATGCCGGTTACCACCTTCTTGCTCTGATAAGCATGGGCGGACTACTGGCTCTCTGGATGTAGTCACCGTGAGCCATAGATAGAGATATGCAAAAAAACTTTTTTATCGGTCTTGTCGGCGCCCTGGTTTTGCTCGTCGGTTTTTATGTGTATCAGTTTGCGTATCAGCAGGAGTCTTCGCCTTTGCCGGACCCTGAAGATCCGGATGCCGGTGAGGTTATTCGCTCGGTAGAGCTCGCGGGGGAGTGTGTTGACGTAGATGTTGCTCAAGAGCCTAGTGAGCGGGCACAGGGTCTCTCCGGGCGCACTGAGTTGCTTGAT
This region of Candidatus Paceibacterota bacterium genomic DNA includes:
- a CDS encoding dihydrofolate reductase family protein encodes the protein MNVILYMAISANGFIARENGDEDFLSHENWNRFCDLANKYNNFIVGRKTYEAVKNWKDGYGFDDLNMEKIVVSQDASYPLSGSYSLATSPHDALAKLAEKGFQETLLAGGSALNTAFAKAGLIDEIVLNVEPVVIGKGIPLFSSGGFELPIELLDTSKSDTGIATLRYKVKK
- a CDS encoding nucleoside triphosphate pyrophosphohydrolase, whose product is MPTYNKLVRDKIPEILDQKNIPYEKRIADESEFKNELIKKLLEEVNEFSETPTTEELADIVEVVEFLKKLPEYSNVESIRLNKKEERGGFDEKIILRGEK
- a CDS encoding DKNYY domain-containing protein, which codes for MEQEFQQQPQEVEPKNNGQIIVAVGVSVLLTALVVGFGVYFVMSKFADPQKQTGSDLVTETEGVNDISELVLQDVVDEIVYVEQESGELAQLDTNKLKKAGRYYYVDIEAQKIYYLKKNIDGDSVQLGNATTIDSKSFSIYKNDNRYAHDLINVYAVLSIPWSSDYEFGVIEKADPLTFEPKIVEQFDVSQGNTFQGWISRDKNNVYYKYEIFEHADPKSFEISENVSINKDKNNVYLWREILPKADPQTYEILLDESAAGRGTVYGKDKNNLFVDYCTLSGVDTASVNFEYVPNKGRVFSDKNGVFTIKHDEESNTCSIVRE
- a CDS encoding DUF1761 domain-containing protein — translated: MHFMSLDLGVVALAALVPMVLGSFWYSPVVFGNHWLTLSRIKTSSIQQARLEIAVALFGSFLASFIMSFVLAMLIENLFVITAVDGMVLGFWIWLGFVATTMIPEYLFGGSAKPYLLYVLNAGYHLLALISMGGLLALWM